A portion of the Lentimicrobium sp. L6 genome contains these proteins:
- a CDS encoding isochorismatase family protein has translation MKNILLNISIAFLLSCGFSAQGQDDNYLLMVIDVQEFENVKEEIPTEVYQDFLKEVNGVIESFEKEKVIYIRDLSLVLSLSFKGKSIDTVSFPNFEPDLKIVNEHVFIKTEGDSFTADGLEEYLLKFPDHKIVVIGLIADGCIFITLKSGVKHDYDMYMIPEAILARSEISKEKYFRKYKKMGVKIYKK, from the coding sequence ATGAAAAATATACTTCTAAATATCAGTATTGCTTTTCTCCTTTCCTGTGGCTTTTCCGCTCAAGGCCAAGATGACAATTACCTTTTGATGGTTATAGACGTGCAAGAATTTGAGAATGTGAAGGAGGAAATTCCAACAGAAGTTTATCAAGACTTTTTAAAAGAGGTTAATGGAGTGATTGAGTCATTCGAGAAAGAAAAAGTAATCTATATTAGAGATTTGTCTTTGGTACTTTCTCTATCTTTTAAAGGAAAATCCATTGACACCGTGAGCTTCCCAAATTTCGAACCTGACTTAAAAATAGTAAATGAGCATGTTTTTATAAAAACAGAAGGTGACTCTTTCACAGCGGATGGATTAGAGGAATATCTATTAAAATTCCCCGATCATAAAATTGTAGTCATTGGACTTATTGCAGATGGCTGTATATTTATCACTTTAAAATCTGGAGTTAAACACGATTATGATATGTATATGATACCAGAAGCCATACTCGCCAGATCCGAAATAAGTAAAGAAAAGTATTTCAGGAAGTATAAAAAGATGGGTGTGAAAATATATAAAAAATAA
- a CDS encoding thiol-disulfide oxidoreductase DCC family protein gives MNTKHSHIILYDGVCKLCHASVNFIIHRDSKAIFRFQALQDFKNFELLESQIQKPIPDSILYIQEGKIFTKSTAALKICKNLDGLWPVFYVFIMLPKPIRDYIYDLIAKYRYSWFGKYNTCMIPDENLIDRFI, from the coding sequence ATGAATACTAAACACTCCCATATCATTCTATATGATGGAGTATGCAAATTATGTCATGCATCGGTCAACTTTATTATCCACAGAGATTCTAAAGCGATTTTCAGATTCCAAGCTTTGCAAGATTTTAAAAACTTTGAATTATTAGAAAGTCAGATTCAAAAGCCCATCCCCGATTCTATCCTATATATTCAGGAAGGGAAAATTTTCACCAAATCAACAGCAGCTTTAAAAATATGTAAAAATCTGGATGGTTTATGGCCTGTTTTCTATGTGTTTATTATGCTACCAAAACCCATCAGAGACTATATTTATGATCTCATTGCCAAATACCGATATTCTTGGTTTGGAAAGTATAATACTTGTATGATTCCCGATGAAAATTTAATTGATAGATTTATATAA
- a CDS encoding MFS transporter, protein MKISLKLSGLSPAERYTFRLHLIYSILEGIVLGVLALNEFVFLKSLKGSNMQLGILFQFSMVVFIGLIFINELIRRTKNKAKMLRITAILTRLPLVLLFFFPRSEAALDGDSIYHLIFLAIFLAYYLAAPIIYPTINQFLKNTYSHKNFGRLFSNATSINKIVMLVVTFAYGLWLDIDPYAFTWIYPIIAIIGIASVHLLSKIPYTDKDVIIKKPFNVAVKDSIKRMTNLVVTNKPYLHFELGFMLYGFAFMSTVAVVTIYYDEVLHLNYSSVAFYKNSYNILAIMILPFFGKLLGKIDPRKFAVITFSSMLLYILALALTQYFPANINLWNIKIYYMMLAYILFHSIFAATMSLLWFIGSAYFGKDKDAGDLQAVHLSLTGIRAAFAPLVGIIFYQLFGYTITFGIAILCLLIAVLLMIWSYRRRKIG, encoded by the coding sequence ATGAAAATCAGCTTAAAACTGAGTGGCCTTAGCCCCGCCGAAAGATATACTTTCAGGCTTCACCTTATCTATTCTATTTTAGAAGGCATAGTCTTGGGTGTATTGGCCCTCAACGAATTCGTTTTCCTGAAGAGTTTAAAAGGTAGCAATATGCAATTGGGAATTCTTTTCCAATTTAGCATGGTGGTATTTATTGGATTGATTTTTATTAATGAACTCATCAGGAGAACCAAAAACAAAGCCAAGATGTTGAGAATAACAGCCATTCTCACTCGACTACCCCTCGTCCTTCTCTTTTTCTTTCCTCGCAGCGAAGCGGCACTAGATGGGGATTCTATTTATCACCTGATTTTCTTGGCCATATTCTTAGCCTATTACCTGGCGGCTCCTATAATCTATCCCACTATCAATCAATTTCTTAAAAACACTTATAGCCACAAAAACTTTGGGCGGCTTTTTTCCAATGCCACCTCTATAAATAAAATTGTGATGCTAGTGGTCACTTTTGCCTATGGTTTATGGCTCGATATTGATCCTTATGCTTTCACTTGGATTTATCCAATTATTGCCATTATAGGAATTGCTTCGGTACATCTACTATCGAAAATTCCATACACCGACAAGGATGTCATCATTAAAAAGCCCTTTAATGTAGCCGTAAAGGATAGTATTAAAAGAATGACAAATTTAGTAGTTACCAACAAACCCTATCTGCATTTCGAATTAGGATTTATGCTTTATGGCTTTGCTTTTATGTCCACCGTTGCTGTAGTTACCATCTACTACGATGAGGTTTTACATTTGAATTATTCTTCAGTGGCCTTCTATAAAAACTCATACAACATATTGGCTATTATGATATTGCCATTTTTTGGAAAACTCTTAGGCAAGATAGATCCCAGAAAATTTGCTGTCATCACTTTTAGTAGTATGTTATTGTATATTCTAGCTTTAGCATTAACCCAATACTTTCCAGCAAATATAAACCTTTGGAATATCAAAATCTATTATATGATGCTGGCTTACATTCTGTTTCACAGCATTTTTGCAGCTACCATGTCTTTGCTTTGGTTTATAGGTTCAGCCTATTTCGGAAAAGACAAAGATGCTGGTGATTTACAAGCTGTCCACCTATCACTTACTGGGATTAGAGCGGCCTTTGCCCCTCTTGTGGGTATTATCTTTTATCAATTATTTGGATATACTATTACTTTTGGCATTGCTATTCTTTGCCTTTTAATTGCGGTTCTATTGATGATATGGTCTTATCGTAGACGAAAAATTGGCTAA